The Cucumis melo cultivar AY chromosome 9, USDA_Cmelo_AY_1.0, whole genome shotgun sequence genome includes the window CGGAGGCACAAATATTTGCATTAGAAAATTCGACGCAGCCTTGATCTTTTCGTTGATTAATCGCCATCATGTGACACACTTGTGTGGAGCTCCAGTGGTGCTCAACATGCTAACAAACTCCCCTAACAATCGACCGCTTGAACGACCAGTTAAGATTCTCACCGCCGGAGCGCCACCGCCTGCAGCAGTTCTATTCCGAACTGAATCATTGGGGTTTGACGTTAGCCATGGGTACGGGTTGACAGAGACTGGGGGGTTGGTAATTTTTTGTTCGTGGAAGTTAAAGTGGAATCAATTGCCTGCGACGGAGCGTGCACGATTGAAGGCACGACAAGGGGTGCGAACTCTAGCAATGGCAGAGGCTGATGTGTTGGATTCAGAGACTGGAAAAAGTGTAAAAAGGGACGGAGTTTCAATTGGAGAGATCGTTCTAAGAGGGGGATCAATGATGCTTGGGTATTTTAAAGACCCTGAAGCAACTAAAAAAGCGATGACAGAGGAGGGGTGGTTCTTCACGGGAGATGTTGGGGTGATGCATCCAGATGGGTATTTGGAGATAAAGGATAGATCGAAGGATGTGATTATAAGTGGTGGAGAGAATTTGAGTAGTGTGGAAGTGGAATCAGTTCTGTACACGAATCCAGCAGTGAATGAGGCAGCCGTGGTGGCGCGGCCAGATGAGTTCTGGGGAGAGACTCCATGTGCATTTGTGAGCCTGAGAGAAGGACTGAGTCGGGTGCCTACAGAGGAGGAAATTATTGAGTATTGTAGAGGAAAGTTAGCAGGGTTTATGGTGCCAAAGACGGTGGTTTTCATGGAGCAGTTGCCGAAGACGTCGACTGGAAAGATCCAGAAGTTTTTACTAAGAGAAATGGCTAAGTCAATGGGCCCTTCACGGAAAAGCCGGTTGTAGAACAACAACTTATTCACCAATGTTAGGATGAGGAATAAATGTCAAATAATTGTTCCTTCTCAAATCACTGCAATTGTTAACGCCATCCATCAAAATTAGTTTGTTTTAGAGTTCAATAATTATGATGGCAACCCAACAGTACCTTTAAAATGGCAACTCCATTGATTTACGTTTTTCGTTGGAGAAATGATAATAAATATTGTAATTTTGCTCATCTCATTGTTTAATGGAGTGTTGAACACACGATCCATTGTCTGTTTTTCTTATAATTCATACCCCATGTGATGTGAACGCAGTTCAACTCTCAGCCTATTGgtttctatattttattttttctttttcttttaatttatgtttcttCCTTCCTATTTTTACTGAAAAAAACATACTAAAAAGTTTATACTCatccttttcttctcttttctttctttctttctttctttcttttttattttaaaaaaaaaaaaacaaacttacTATTTGTTTTTACTTTGACACtcctctttttcctttctttttttaatagaaaaaatgCAACTTATCAACCTCTTAGCTAGCTAGCTGCTACTACAGCTTAAGgtatgtttttgaaaaataaaataaattgttgTTTTAGCCGAAGAATTAACGAGGTGAAGAATGAAAGTTTATTACTATTTACTATGATGTCGTCTACGTAAAGAAGTAGATATGTAACACAATCATTCTCAATTCGGACAAATAAGGAGGAAGTTCGCTTGAGAAGCTTCGAAACCAAGGGTGAGAAGATGGGAAGTGAAACATTCGACCATGCTTATGGTGCTTGCTTGGGTCCATATAGTTTACACACATGGGAAGAACAAGATGGACCAATAAATCATTGCCGCTGTTGCATGTATACCTTCTCTTGTTATTCTCCATGAAGGAAAGCATTATTGACGAAGCTTCCAATTATATTGAGTAGCAAGAGATAGGATAATCTTCGCAATAGGCTTTTTAatttacactacaagaaattgagtTGTTAATGGCACACAAAAAATGTTACTAAAACGAAAAAAACGCCACTAAAAGTATTAGCAACATCATGACATGCGTCATTAGGACTGTCGTAGTATCCGCACGTTTAGTAACATATTTGTTgttactatttaatttttacaaTG containing:
- the LOC103501383 gene encoding 2-methylpropanoate--CoA ligase CCL4-like, which encodes MDHLKPTPANSSPLTPISFLERASLVYADSPSIIYNSTSFTWSQTYLRCLRLASSLSSLGIHKGHVVSVISPNTPPMYELQFSVPMAGAILSCINLRLDARTISVQLRHSESKLLFVDQASSALISDALTLFPPESKRPLLVLIADDAAVEDSASSVAIGGDFVDFYEDMIQKGDPEFRWIRPVSEWDPIVMNYTSGTTSSPKGVVHSHRGIFTVTLDSLIEWGVPKHSVYLWTLPMFHANGWSFPFAIAAVGGTNICIRKFDAALIFSLINRHHVTHLCGAPVVLNMLTNSPNNRPLERPVKILTAGAPPPAAVLFRTESLGFDVSHGYGLTETGGLVIFCSWKLKWNQLPATERARLKARQGVRTLAMAEADVLDSETGKSVKRDGVSIGEIVLRGGSMMLGYFKDPEATKKAMTEEGWFFTGDVGVMHPDGYLEIKDRSKDVIISGGENLSSVEVESVLYTNPAVNEAAVVARPDEFWGETPCAFVSLREGLSRVPTEEEIIEYCRGKLAGFMVPKTVVFMEQLPKTSTGKIQKFLLREMAKSMGPSRKSRL